A section of the Streptomyces sp. NBC_01591 genome encodes:
- a CDS encoding ABC transporter substrate-binding protein, whose amino-acid sequence MTITIGVHSSNPSLYHLYHLSRLGLAQEELAPLGESVVFHPYTNGVRTGELLSRGVIDFGGTGSTPPVTAQAAGHDIVYTAVSAPRPEHGALLVPEDSPVHTVADLKGAAVHLAIGSWQTHLIAKALDDAGLSYADDITAVRGDDNSEELLRTGAIAAWVAQGAQLAAARRTGGLRTLVRTGDVITDRSVFFARRDLAESRPEVIEALTRALQRADDWAAAHPRQAAEIAAADLGGSADDWETALRTLPWRIEPVTDAFIAEQQEAADIFHRTGLIDRPVTVAHALAGAGADQAA is encoded by the coding sequence ATGACCATCACCATCGGTGTGCACAGCAGCAACCCGTCCCTCTACCACCTGTACCACCTCTCCCGGCTCGGCCTCGCCCAGGAGGAACTGGCCCCGCTCGGCGAGAGCGTCGTCTTCCACCCGTACACCAACGGCGTCCGCACCGGCGAACTCCTCAGCCGGGGCGTCATCGACTTCGGCGGCACCGGCTCCACGCCGCCGGTCACCGCCCAGGCCGCCGGTCACGACATCGTCTACACCGCCGTCTCCGCCCCGCGCCCCGAACACGGCGCGCTCCTCGTCCCCGAGGACAGCCCCGTGCACACGGTCGCCGACCTCAAGGGCGCCGCCGTCCACCTCGCGATCGGCTCCTGGCAGACCCACCTCATCGCCAAGGCGCTCGACGACGCCGGGCTCTCCTACGCCGACGACATCACCGCCGTCCGCGGCGACGACAACAGCGAGGAACTGCTGCGCACCGGCGCCATCGCCGCCTGGGTGGCCCAGGGCGCCCAGCTCGCCGCGGCCCGCCGCACCGGCGGACTGCGCACCCTCGTCCGCACCGGCGACGTCATCACCGACCGCTCCGTCTTCTTCGCCCGCCGCGACCTGGCCGAGAGCCGCCCCGAGGTCATCGAGGCGCTCACCCGCGCCCTCCAGCGCGCCGACGACTGGGCGGCGGCCCACCCCCGCCAGGCGGCCGAGATCGCCGCCGCCGACCTCGGCGGATCCGCCGACGACTGGGAGACCGCGCTGCGCACCCTGCCCTGGAGGATCGAGCCCGTCACCGACGCCTTCATCGCCGAGCAGCAGGAAGCGGCCGACATCTTCCACCGCACCGGCCTCATCGACCGCCCGGTCACCGTCGCCCACGCCCTGGCCGGTGCCGGCGCGGACCAGGCGGCGTGA
- a CDS encoding LLM class flavin-dependent oxidoreductase has protein sequence MATEVLWYVIPREGAYPWEPEGRRPVDLGYLAQLAGTVERLGYNGALLATDLYDVWPLGSALAASTSTAFKPLLAVHPGLISPTLLAKMALSFDNLFGGRLRFNVVNGSTKSLQEYGLHVEHDERYELSAEYWSIVKRLTAGEVFDHKGRFYDLKNAGASFQELRPVQESHIPLWFGGSSDPGIEMAAEHVDVFLTWGEPPHLLKEKLDRVRARAAAYGRTLRIGLRLHLIVRDTEDEAWAAADRLLDVTSDATYARQLGDRAGEDGVGWQRQFRQHGGRVPAHARELEVHPNMWPGMSLFRPGPGTAVVGSTAQVVERLKEFEELGVDTFILSGNPLLEEAYRVAETVLPALGVTR, from the coding sequence ATGGCGACCGAAGTCCTCTGGTACGTCATCCCGCGCGAAGGCGCCTACCCCTGGGAGCCCGAAGGGCGGCGCCCGGTCGACCTCGGCTACCTCGCCCAGCTCGCGGGCACGGTCGAACGCCTCGGCTACAACGGTGCGCTGCTCGCCACCGACCTGTACGACGTCTGGCCGCTCGGCAGCGCGCTGGCCGCCTCCACCAGCACCGCGTTCAAGCCCCTGCTGGCCGTCCACCCCGGTCTGATCTCGCCCACCCTGCTCGCCAAGATGGCCCTCAGCTTCGACAACCTCTTCGGCGGCCGGCTCCGCTTCAACGTCGTCAACGGCTCGACGAAGTCCCTCCAGGAGTACGGACTCCACGTGGAGCACGACGAGAGGTACGAACTCAGCGCCGAGTACTGGTCGATCGTGAAGCGGCTCACGGCCGGTGAGGTCTTCGACCACAAGGGCCGCTTCTACGACCTGAAGAACGCGGGCGCGTCCTTCCAGGAGCTGAGACCGGTCCAGGAATCGCACATCCCGCTCTGGTTCGGCGGCTCGTCCGACCCCGGGATCGAGATGGCGGCCGAGCACGTCGACGTCTTCCTCACCTGGGGCGAACCCCCGCACCTGCTCAAGGAGAAGCTGGACAGGGTCAGGGCGCGGGCCGCCGCGTACGGCCGCACGCTCAGGATCGGGCTTCGCCTCCACCTCATCGTCCGCGACACGGAGGACGAGGCATGGGCGGCGGCCGACCGGCTCCTCGACGTGACGAGCGACGCGACGTACGCCCGGCAGCTCGGCGACCGGGCGGGGGAGGACGGAGTGGGCTGGCAGCGGCAGTTCCGCCAGCACGGCGGCAGGGTCCCCGCGCACGCCCGGGAGCTGGAGGTGCACCCCAACATGTGGCCGGGCATGAGCCTGTTCCGCCCGGGGCCGGGTACGGCCGTCGTCGGCTCGACGGCCCAGGTCGTCGAGCGCCTCAAGGAGTTCGAGGAGCTGGGCGTCGACACCTTCATCCTCTCCGGCAACCCGCTGCTGGAGGAGGCCTACCGGGTGGCGGAGACGGTGCTTCCGGCGCTGGGCGTCACCCGCTGA